In the genome of Chloroflexota bacterium, the window GTCGGGGTCGCCGCCGGGTCAGCAGCCAGCGCCAGCTTTGAGATCAAGGCTGCCGCGTGGGCCACCGGGCGTGGCGAGCCGTCCATCCTGAACATGCCCATCGTGTCGGTGCCGTCTCGGGTGTCGTTCAACATCCACTTGAGGCCACCAGCAAACCCCTCGTTGAGCAGTTGCAGCCAGGTCGCTGACTCCTCGATGGCGGCGCGCTCGTCGCCGATCTCGGTGGCGCGGTGCCCGAACTCCCCGAGCAGCACGGGCTTGTCAGGGTAGAGCGCCCGCAGCACCAGGAGTTGTCGCCGCTGATCGGCCAGCCCGTCGGGCGTCGGTGGACTGTACCGATGCAGGCTGATCGCGTCGAGCACGCTGTTGCCGGGCAGCGCGGCCATCAGCGGATCGTGGTGCCCGATGGTCAGCGCGGCAGCCGGATCGGCCTTGCGGATCGCGGTGACGCGCGGCTCCAGCCACGCGCGGTAGGTCGCGTCGAGCGCCTCCAGGAACGGCTTCCAGCGGGCAGCCTCCGGCGCGCCGAAGAACTCCAGGTCCGAGCGCCCCGTCTTCTTTGACCAGTCCGTCGCTTCGAGCGACAGCTTGTACGACAGGATCCAGTTGTTATGGTAGACGTAGGCCTCGTCCTCGCTGAAGCGCTCGGGGATCGCCAGCGGCCCGCGCTGCCCCTCCTCTGACGCCCGAAACGCGACGATGAAGTGATTGGCGGCCTGCTCGCCGTAGCGGTCCAGCAGCCGTCGACTGAGCAGCGGCGGCTTCTTGTCGCCAGGGTAGGAGGCGGCCTGGATCATCCAGAACGTCGGCTCGTTCTTGAGGTCGTAGGCCAGGATCGTCTTGCGGCCGGCGTAGCGCCCGGCGATGGCCGCGTCGATGCGCGCCACCTGGGCGATGCGCGCCTCCTCCCAGTCCGCCAGCGTCACGATCAGCCGCAGCCCGTACCGATCCGCGAGATCCAGGACGGTGTCGAGCTTGGTCCACTTCTCGGCCCGGATGTCGCGCATCAGGTCCAGTTGCACGAACAGCCGCAAGGTGTTCAGGCCGGCGCTGTTGGCGCGGGCAAAGTCTGCTTCGACCAGTGCCGGATCGAACAGGTCATCGGCCCACCAGGCCCAGTAGTCGCCGCGCCATGCCCGTGCGGCCGGCCCCTGGTAGCTTGCGCCGATCAGGAACGGCGGCCAGCTCGCCGGGCGGGCCTGGGGCAGCGCCGGCGTGGCGGGAAAGAGCGGCACGGCGGCGCTGGCCGGCGCGCCGCTGGCGATGCCCGTCAGCACCACCAGCAGGCACAGCAGCAGCGCCCGCCCGGCCCGACCCAGCCGTCGCGCAGTCGCACGCCGCCGATGGTGACGTCCCCGCCCCGACCACAGCCTCATGACCGGCCTACCCCCGTGCAACAGCATAGCGTGTCGCATCCCGAGCGCCATCCCCTTGCGGAGCAACTGTCAGCAGACCAACAGGCGAGCCCAGCAACGGTGGCCGGCCGTGCGCGGCCGGAGGATGATGACGGGAGACCCCGGGTCAGCACCGCGTACGATGGCGTGGCCTTGCGACTACGCATCTTGAGGATTGACGTACCTGAAGCGCCCGGCGACACTGGCTGCACGAACAGTCGGCCATCCACCGCCGACTGCTTCATTCCCATGCCTGGGAGAAGCACGATGAGCGCGTTGCACGAGCGGCAGCACCCGACGCTGAACGACGGCGCAGACGGCCCCTCACACGAGCAGGAGTCGCCGCGAGCCAGCACAGAGGATC includes:
- a CDS encoding cellulase family glycosylhydrolase, which encodes MRLWSGRGRHHRRRATARRLGRAGRALLLCLLVVLTGIASGAPASAAVPLFPATPALPQARPASWPPFLIGASYQGPAARAWRGDYWAWWADDLFDPALVEADFARANSAGLNTLRLFVQLDLMRDIRAEKWTKLDTVLDLADRYGLRLIVTLADWEEARIAQVARIDAAIAGRYAGRKTILAYDLKNEPTFWMIQAASYPGDKKPPLLSRRLLDRYGEQAANHFIVAFRASEEGQRGPLAIPERFSEDEAYVYHNNWILSYKLSLEATDWSKKTGRSDLEFFGAPEAARWKPFLEALDATYRAWLEPRVTAIRKADPAAALTIGHHDPLMAALPGNSVLDAISLHRYSPPTPDGLADQRRQLLVLRALYPDKPVLLGEFGHRATEIGDERAAIEESATWLQLLNEGFAGGLKWMLNDTRDGTDTMGMFRMDGSPRPVAHAAALISKLALAADPAATPTLTIAADESGGSCYRFARGDLLAVGGRCTASGAPIDLVDGMRQVFAARTADGSYVVGVTAPTRLLFRGPVTGGAARWTLMAEGAALVTLQPSGSSPVAIDLEPGRTYQLVPTT